The Gemmata palustris genome includes a region encoding these proteins:
- a CDS encoding c-type cytochrome yields the protein MYMIDANVFMNTVVAVILGTTALLLGATVLASWMGKRGRVMSYLYMFTALFGSFTVVVAAMGFRGKKSDSRPWHIVLDMKYQPKYLSQGQSKYFADGRSNRLPPDNTVPFDGTDYGADAGTHSVPNPDFLKADKRYYFGIANADAKGADGAPAKPKWDAGKLTGEGYYVNNLPPQAVERVGGWEALLKRGQVQFNRNCAVCHGTSGRGGGGDLAYGIVGAYGLSVPPANVLTPDVQAQPDGQLFNTVTNGKGSMSGYGHQVRDALDRWAIVAYVRELQFANGNAVADKK from the coding sequence ATGTACATGATCGACGCGAACGTGTTCATGAACACGGTGGTGGCCGTGATCCTCGGCACGACCGCGCTGCTGCTCGGGGCGACGGTGCTGGCGTCGTGGATGGGCAAGCGCGGGCGCGTGATGTCGTACCTGTACATGTTCACCGCGCTGTTCGGCTCGTTCACGGTCGTGGTCGCGGCGATGGGGTTCCGCGGGAAGAAGAGCGACTCGCGCCCGTGGCACATCGTCCTCGACATGAAGTACCAGCCGAAGTACCTGAGCCAGGGTCAGAGCAAATACTTCGCGGACGGCCGGAGCAACCGCCTCCCGCCGGACAACACGGTTCCCTTTGACGGCACCGACTACGGCGCCGATGCGGGCACCCACAGCGTGCCGAACCCGGACTTCCTGAAGGCCGACAAGCGGTACTACTTCGGCATCGCCAACGCCGACGCGAAGGGGGCCGACGGCGCGCCCGCGAAGCCCAAGTGGGACGCCGGGAAGTTGACCGGCGAGGGTTACTACGTGAACAACCTCCCGCCGCAAGCGGTCGAGCGGGTCGGCGGGTGGGAGGCGCTCTTGAAGCGCGGGCAGGTACAGTTCAACCGCAACTGCGCCGTCTGCCACGGCACGAGCGGGCGCGGCGGTGGCGGCGATCTGGCTTACGGCATCGTGGGCGCCTACGGCCTGAGCGTGCCGCCCGCGAACGTACTCACCCCGGACGTTCAGGCACAACCGGACGGGCAACTGTTCAACACCGTGACCAACGGGAAGGGCTCGATGTCCGGCTACGGGCACCAGGTGCGGGACGCACTGGACCGCTGGGCGATCGTGGCCTACGTCCGCGAGTTGCAGTTCGCGAACGGGAAC